The following are encoded together in the Oncorhynchus nerka isolate Pitt River linkage group LG25, Oner_Uvic_2.0, whole genome shotgun sequence genome:
- the LOC115109008 gene encoding midkine-A-like, whose translation MKMQGVFSMTLVLLVALMVTAEAAHKHGDKKGQKAKEGGKAECAEKRFGKCVPNAGDCGDGFREATCSEHTTKHKCNIPCNWKKAFGADCKYRFTNWGECDTTTGTKSRSGTLKKDLFKLDCEATITVTKPCSSKPKGKGGKGKRTE comes from the exons ATGAA AATGCAAGGTGTGTTCTCAATGACACTTGTGCTGCTTGTGGCCTTGATGGTCACAGCAGAAGCAGCACACAAACATGGTGACAAAAAAG GTCAGAAAGCCAAAGAGGGGGGCAAAGCAGAATGTGCTGAGAAGCGCTTTGGCAAATGTGTGCCCAATGCTGGTGACTGTGGAGATGGGTTCCGTGAGGCCACCTGCAGTGAGCACACCACCAAACACAAGTGCAATATCCCCTGCAACTGGAAGAAGGCCTTTGGTG CTGACTGCAAGTACAGGTTCACCAATTGGGGTGAGTGTGACACGACCACCGGCACCAAAAGCCGGTCAGGAACCCTGAAGAAAGACCTGTTCAAGTTAGACTGCGAGGCCACCATCACGGTGACCAAGCCATGCTCCTCTAAGCCCAAGGGGAAGGGAGGAAAAG GGAAGAGGACAGAGTGA